From Candidatus Poribacteria bacterium, the proteins below share one genomic window:
- a CDS encoding DUF433 domain-containing protein has translation MDVRDHFDFIDETSIRIKGYRVYIDEVLEQHLQGKEPEKILCCFPKLPLEKIYATLLYYEANKTEVTAYLERVKQEKKKLDKEWRQTQRSIRRLVEEREHLRKDREKQIAEGKFDPIWDEPA, from the coding sequence ATGGATGTACGAGACCATTTTGACTTCATTGATGAAACCAGCATCCGCATCAAGGGGTATCGCGTCTATATTGACGAAGTGTTAGAACAGCATTTACAAGGCAAAGAGCCCGAGAAAATTCTGTGTTGTTTCCCAAAACTGCCTTTAGAGAAAATATATGCCACACTCCTTTACTACGAAGCAAACAAAACGGAGGTCACAGCCTATTTAGAACGCGTGAAACAAGAGAAAAAAAAATTAGACAAGGAATGGCGGCAAACTCAGAGGTCAATACGACGACTCGTTGAAGAAAGAGAACACTTGCGAAAAGATCGGGAAAAACAGATCGCCGAAGGGAAATTTGATCCGATCTGGGATGAACCTGCATGA
- a CDS encoding DUF5615 family PIN-like protein, with protein sequence MKPRFLLDEHLKRAIQEQLAEMHVRLIGDADVPPLGTPDPDILMWIERNNYVLVTNNRTTMSRHLIEHLQAGRHVPGILCFPQRTSIGTYIKELRRIWESFKPEQYQDVIQYFPQNQR encoded by the coding sequence ATGAAACCCCGGTTTCTCTTAGATGAACATCTCAAACGGGCGATTCAGGAACAACTCGCCGAAATGCACGTCAGACTCATTGGAGACGCGGACGTGCCTCCACTCGGAACACCCGATCCAGACATTCTGATGTGGATTGAGCGCAACAACTATGTTCTCGTTACGAACAATCGAACCACAATGTCCAGGCATCTTATTGAACATTTGCAGGCGGGTAGGCATGTACCGGGAATTCTCTGCTTTCCACAACGGACCTCTATTGGGACTTACATCAAGGAGTTGCGTAGGATTTGGGAATCCTTCAAGCCTGAACAATATCAAGATGTCATACAATATTTCCCGCAGAACCAGAGGTAG
- a CDS encoding DUF433 domain-containing protein translates to MELRDYFDFNSEIDIRIKGHRIAIQHVLNKYQEGKGPDELLRRFPTLSMEKIYATILYYLANKEEVEVYLERERLMDEEAGKLIKAYGENPTAINWEERLEEARQRLIAEGKYPLTPGGPPN, encoded by the coding sequence ATGGAACTCCGAGATTACTTCGACTTCAATAGCGAAATTGACATACGTATTAAGGGACATCGCATCGCTATTCAACATGTGTTGAACAAGTATCAAGAAGGTAAAGGACCTGATGAGCTGCTACGCCGTTTTCCGACTTTATCCATGGAAAAAATCTACGCCACCATCCTTTATTACCTTGCCAACAAAGAAGAAGTCGAGGTTTATCTTGAGCGAGAGAGGCTTATGGATGAAGAAGCAGGAAAACTTATAAAAGCGTATGGTGAAAATCCAACAGCGATTAATTGGGAGGAACGCTTGGAAGAAGCCCGACAAAGATTGATCGCCGAAGGAAAGTACCCTCTAACACCGGGAGGACCCCCTAACTAA
- a CDS encoding YibE/F family protein, producing the protein MRERNIKIAAILLILLSVVALHVRLYRFAEITHDGALQVLVCLGRVVGIDTSDEADQVLSFRILSGQFRGEMIQVNNIWTGRAFGDRVIRKGDVLFLDIPLRDPMNPRIDTVSMREYFRTPFLLYLAGVLGVLMILVAGMKGVRAILTLFVTALTVLYVLVPLTVAGYNPIAIALLIAAFLTFTTFLLITGFSYKLISGVIGTLGGLAAVGVLSVLSQHVMALTGLAQEFGFLELGLALWRTSSSHGWNFTGILSAGIILGAVGAMMDVSMSISSSVHEVKQVNPNITVRQAIRAGLNVGRDIMGTMADTLIFAYLGAHMMTMLLPRIDFPEVGILYPFLRLVNDEATAVAIIQAVVGTIGLVLTVPIAAAVAGFLTQYAKVDKSEIHEDLPSEEELEELFRADPPRSKARIAVPIAMALVLIGTVFVYYRTHELSATISEQRDAEGNPINKSEYAKGKVIRLLESNGNFLFNIDGSAAGELDNRIVPQVLREEFKRQDILFSDEVNVSVKPWKDSRWLLLDEKYEQTYSVRAMADSEENVLKVYESKSEHHILEVEMLSGMYKGRRLVLRNIVNHNMPLLSIPAEPGDVILCRVAGDPDQIGLVNIVQDYGRDRFLIWMVGGMLLLIIVVGRLEGIRTACAMLISAAVIYFFMLPLISEGANAVFVVTLTSGVVAFVSLVFVIGPSRKTFAAVLGTMGGILVAGLIVLFAQQHLHFSGLENAISADIVEATRTPPFDFVQILLAGMLMGVLGVAVDGAIEVASSMEEIRRANPNMPTWRLIASGLNVGTDILGTMVNTLVFAYLGVELLLVVTIAAPNLDFFKSPPVQLLSIGVVSAEIVRLLAGTLGLVLAIPITAIICAFWNPKSSA; encoded by the coding sequence ATGAGAGAAAGAAACATCAAAATCGCGGCTATCTTACTCATCCTATTGAGCGTTGTCGCGTTGCACGTCCGGCTCTATCGGTTCGCAGAAATAACACATGATGGTGCGTTACAAGTGCTGGTCTGCTTGGGACGCGTCGTCGGGATAGACACAAGCGACGAAGCAGATCAAGTTTTATCGTTCCGAATCCTCTCTGGACAATTCCGTGGCGAGATGATTCAGGTGAACAATATCTGGACGGGCCGCGCCTTTGGGGACCGTGTCATACGGAAAGGTGATGTCCTGTTTCTTGATATTCCGCTTCGCGATCCGATGAATCCGAGAATTGACACCGTTTCAATGCGTGAGTACTTTCGTACGCCGTTTCTGCTTTATCTGGCGGGTGTATTAGGGGTGTTGATGATACTCGTCGCTGGTATGAAAGGGGTCCGGGCGATTCTGACACTCTTTGTTACTGCGCTGACTGTGCTTTATGTCTTAGTTCCGCTAACTGTTGCTGGTTACAATCCGATCGCAATTGCCCTCCTGATTGCTGCCTTTCTGACGTTCACGACTTTCCTACTCATCACAGGGTTTAGTTACAAATTGATCTCTGGTGTAATTGGTACCCTCGGTGGATTAGCTGCTGTCGGGGTATTGTCCGTCCTGAGCCAACACGTGATGGCACTAACGGGCTTGGCGCAAGAGTTCGGTTTCTTGGAACTCGGTCTTGCGTTGTGGCGTACCTCCAGTTCGCATGGCTGGAATTTCACGGGTATTCTCTCGGCGGGTATCATTTTGGGTGCCGTTGGTGCGATGATGGACGTGAGTATGTCTATCTCTTCAAGTGTGCATGAGGTCAAGCAGGTGAACCCGAACATCACCGTCCGCCAAGCCATCCGCGCCGGGCTGAATGTCGGTCGCGACATTATGGGAACAATGGCGGATACGCTCATCTTTGCTTACCTCGGTGCCCACATGATGACAATGCTTCTACCCCGCATCGACTTTCCCGAAGTCGGGATCCTCTATCCATTCCTACGTCTCGTTAACGATGAAGCGACAGCAGTTGCGATTATTCAAGCGGTGGTAGGGACGATCGGATTGGTACTCACGGTTCCGATTGCTGCAGCGGTTGCCGGTTTTCTGACCCAATACGCAAAGGTTGATAAGTCCGAGATTCACGAGGACTTGCCTTCGGAGGAAGAATTAGAGGAGTTATTCCGTGCCGATCCGCCTCGCAGCAAAGCCCGGATCGCTGTACCTATTGCTATGGCGCTCGTCCTGATTGGTACGGTCTTTGTTTACTATCGTACACACGAACTCTCTGCGACGATCTCTGAGCAACGCGATGCCGAAGGAAATCCGATTAATAAGTCGGAGTACGCCAAGGGTAAAGTCATCCGATTGCTTGAGTCGAACGGTAATTTCCTTTTTAATATTGATGGCAGTGCTGCAGGTGAGTTGGACAATCGTATCGTGCCACAAGTTTTGCGTGAGGAATTCAAGCGTCAAGACATCCTATTTTCAGATGAGGTGAATGTCTCAGTCAAACCGTGGAAAGACAGCCGTTGGCTGCTCTTGGATGAGAAGTACGAGCAGACCTATAGCGTCCGGGCAATGGCGGATAGCGAGGAGAATGTCCTCAAGGTCTATGAGTCAAAGAGTGAGCATCATATTCTTGAGGTGGAGATGCTCAGCGGGATGTATAAGGGCAGACGCTTGGTCTTACGGAACATTGTGAATCACAATATGCCGTTGTTGAGCATTCCGGCGGAACCTGGAGATGTTATTCTCTGCCGTGTCGCCGGAGACCCTGATCAGATAGGTCTCGTGAACATCGTTCAAGATTACGGCAGAGACCGGTTTCTGATTTGGATGGTAGGCGGGATGCTCCTGCTGATTATCGTCGTCGGTAGGCTTGAGGGGATCCGGACGGCGTGTGCGATGCTAATTTCTGCAGCGGTCATCTACTTCTTCATGTTGCCCTTAATCTCGGAGGGTGCGAATGCTGTGTTCGTTGTGACGCTGACATCGGGTGTCGTGGCATTTGTGTCTCTCGTATTCGTCATCGGTCCGAGTCGAAAAACTTTTGCAGCGGTGCTTGGAACGATGGGTGGGATTTTGGTCGCTGGCTTAATTGTGCTGTTTGCGCAGCAGCACCTCCATTTTTCGGGGTTGGAGAATGCGATTTCCGCCGATATCGTTGAAGCGACGCGCACGCCGCCGTTCGATTTCGTGCAAATCCTCTTGGCGGGTATGCTGATGGGGGTATTGGGGGTCGCTGTTGACGGTGCGATTGAGGTGGCATCGAGTATGGAGGAGATTCGTAGAGCGAATCCGAATATGCCGACATGGCGACTGATCGCCTCCGGTCTGAACGTAGGCACGGACATCCTCGGCACGATGGTGAATACGTTGGTCTTCGCGTATCTCGGTGTGGAGCTGCTTTTGGTCGTTACGATTGCAGCACCAAATCTCGACTTTTTCAAATCACCGCCGGTGCAGTTATTGAGTATTGGTGTTGTCTCTGCAGAAATCGTTCGGTTGCTCGCTGGAACGTTGGGTCTGGTCTTGGCGATACCGATTACGGCGATAATCTGTGCGTTCTGGAATCCGAAATCTTCAGCATAA
- the uvrC gene encoding excinuclease ABC subunit UvrC has translation MKSEQLSNTTPELWHSLPNVPGVYLMKASDGTVIYVGKAVRLRSRVRSYFSVQLANRKLADKSGEKSVHALTSQMIRYVTEIDYIVTETEVEALILENNLIKAHQPRYNVKLKDDKRYPYLRVTVNEPFPRIHITRRAENDGARYFGPYVHVRSTRHILKQLTKLFPIRTCTLPLKEKGNKYRACLDYHIGRCPGPCADKMDVRDYAEIVRKVCQFLGGNTDAVVKELTVQMEAAAEALDFETAAKYRDTLKDVQQAITTQSLDSVSAADEDVIGIAARTDIACVQLLRVRDGKLLEREHYYLNDADPKSLATALSAFISQYYQNAVFVPKTIVLPMPIEGAELIEAWLSEKRGNRVALHVPRAGRLRKLQALASKNAEILLTQREQNVVYGSGVDPALVELQELLGLSHPVRRIEAYDISNLGDRFAVGSMVVLEDGKPASGEYRRFKIRTVKGQNDFAMMQEVITRRFRRALADDEKFNKLPDLMLIDGGKGQLSAAQKAMNFCRSLRGKTCYSKDAASSLPDIPMIALAKRIEEIFVPGKSESIVLRKDNPTLHTIQRLRDEAHRFAVTYHRRLRQKSLSVSVLDEIPNLGPKRKQALLQHFGSIEAIREASLDGLLSVKGIPRSVAENIRKHL, from the coding sequence ATGAAATCAGAGCAACTCAGTAATACCACACCTGAATTGTGGCACTCTCTTCCAAATGTGCCGGGGGTTTACCTAATGAAAGCCTCGGACGGCACTGTTATTTATGTTGGAAAGGCTGTCCGTTTGCGAAGTCGAGTACGTTCCTATTTTTCGGTGCAGCTTGCAAACCGAAAACTTGCAGACAAAAGTGGTGAGAAATCCGTGCACGCTCTGACCTCGCAGATGATACGATATGTCACGGAGATCGATTACATCGTCACGGAGACCGAGGTTGAAGCACTAATTTTAGAGAATAATCTCATTAAGGCGCATCAGCCTCGCTATAACGTAAAGCTTAAAGACGATAAACGCTATCCATATCTACGCGTGACCGTCAATGAACCCTTTCCACGTATCCATATTACGCGTAGAGCCGAGAACGACGGTGCGCGGTATTTCGGACCCTATGTTCATGTGCGTTCCACACGCCATATCCTCAAGCAGTTGACGAAACTATTTCCTATCCGTACCTGTACCCTGCCACTCAAAGAAAAAGGCAATAAATATCGGGCCTGTTTGGATTATCACATCGGACGCTGTCCGGGTCCGTGTGCCGATAAAATGGATGTTCGAGATTACGCCGAGATTGTTCGCAAGGTGTGTCAGTTCTTGGGTGGGAATACAGACGCTGTTGTTAAAGAGTTGACAGTGCAGATGGAAGCGGCTGCGGAGGCACTCGATTTTGAAACGGCGGCGAAATATCGGGATACGCTGAAAGACGTTCAACAAGCGATTACCACGCAGAGTTTAGATAGTGTTTCTGCTGCAGATGAGGATGTTATCGGGATTGCCGCTCGGACTGATATCGCCTGCGTGCAACTTCTGCGGGTACGGGATGGTAAACTTCTTGAACGTGAGCACTACTATCTCAACGATGCCGATCCGAAATCTCTCGCGACGGCGTTGAGTGCTTTTATTTCGCAGTATTATCAGAACGCTGTTTTTGTGCCAAAGACGATTGTTTTACCAATGCCGATTGAAGGTGCGGAGCTGATTGAAGCTTGGCTGAGCGAAAAACGGGGGAACCGCGTCGCGTTGCACGTGCCGAGAGCGGGTCGGCTCAGGAAGTTGCAGGCTTTGGCATCGAAGAACGCCGAGATTCTGCTGACACAGCGTGAGCAGAATGTGGTTTATGGCAGTGGGGTTGATCCTGCGCTCGTTGAACTACAGGAACTGCTTGGGTTATCGCATCCCGTCAGACGGATTGAGGCGTATGATATTTCAAATCTTGGTGATAGGTTCGCCGTCGGCTCGATGGTGGTTTTGGAAGATGGAAAACCGGCTTCGGGGGAGTACCGCCGGTTTAAGATTCGTACAGTTAAGGGTCAGAACGATTTCGCGATGATGCAAGAGGTGATCACCCGCCGTTTCCGCCGTGCCCTCGCAGATGATGAGAAATTTAATAAGCTGCCCGACCTAATGTTGATTGATGGGGGCAAAGGACAACTCAGCGCAGCGCAGAAGGCTATGAACTTTTGCCGCAGCTTGCGAGGCAAAACTTGCTATTCAAAAGATGCTGCGTCCAGTCTTCCTGATATTCCGATGATTGCGCTTGCGAAACGGATTGAAGAAATTTTCGTTCCCGGTAAGTCAGAGTCAATTGTCTTGCGGAAAGATAACCCGACCCTACATACAATTCAGCGGTTACGAGACGAAGCGCACCGATTTGCGGTGACCTATCATCGACGGCTCCGGCAGAAGTCGCTAAGCGTCTCGGTACTTGACGAAATTCCGAACCTCGGTCCGAAACGGAAACAGGCACTGCTGCAGCATTTTGGTTCGATTGAGGCGATTCGGGAGGCGAGTTTGGACGGCCTGCTCTCTGTGAAAGGAATACCCCGCAGTGTCGCAGAGAATATTCGGAAGCATCTCTGA
- the trmB gene encoding tRNA (guanosine(46)-N7)-methyltransferase TrmB, whose translation MRENPDYNDIYYQNMTAHSQIIDIVTERIIPLSEVAAPIDWEVLFGNSHPVEIEIGFGKGRFLLEASKRHPKVNYIGVERAQKYVGLTRERFEKHMRHFEVDKASGTFSNVRLAWTDANYFVTRYVPAASVQAYHIYFPDPWPKKRQRKRRIFRNQEFLSALTSTLKSDGGRLYIATDYETYFWEIQERLSQVNALRPVAENLGPDRDIATNFEMKYTLEGREIYRTVYEKS comes from the coding sequence ATGCGTGAAAATCCTGACTACAACGACATCTACTATCAGAATATGACTGCCCACTCCCAGATAATTGACATTGTAACCGAACGTATTATCCCACTCAGCGAGGTAGCCGCGCCTATTGATTGGGAGGTGCTCTTCGGGAATTCACATCCGGTCGAAATAGAAATCGGATTCGGTAAAGGACGTTTCCTACTTGAAGCGTCGAAACGACATCCGAAAGTTAACTATATCGGGGTGGAACGTGCACAGAAGTACGTCGGATTGACGCGGGAACGGTTTGAAAAGCACATGCGGCATTTCGAGGTGGATAAAGCGTCTGGGACATTCTCAAATGTGCGTCTCGCGTGGACAGATGCAAACTACTTTGTGACCCGATATGTACCAGCGGCATCTGTACAGGCGTATCATATCTATTTTCCCGATCCGTGGCCCAAAAAACGGCAGCGAAAACGCCGAATCTTTCGGAATCAGGAATTTTTGTCTGCATTGACATCTACGCTCAAATCGGATGGTGGTAGACTTTATATCGCGACGGATTATGAAACGTATTTCTGGGAGATTCAAGAACGGCTTTCACAGGTGAATGCTTTACGTCCTGTTGCGGAGAATCTCGGTCCAGATCGCGATATTGCGACGAATTTTGAGATGAAGTATACCTTGGAGGGTAGGGAAATCTATCGGACGGTATATGAGAAATCCTAA
- a CDS encoding NAD-dependent epimerase/dehydratase family protein: protein MKQRVLITGAAGQVGTALWQAWEKQDTYTLTLMDINPIAQAESRVVIADIRDYAAMRELCQNQDVLVHLAYIRQDSLGKNPGEVSDIGASMTLFEAAREQGVQKIVYASTNHVSGWNERLSSPPRFSTGDQFRPDSWYGAMKGMAEIAGRYLVDAHDMRFISIRIGTFSGTYQPSGIRHCSTLLTPRDCVQLFGLAVDYDGPVKYLITYGRSANSDGYQQSFLDISGAVEVLGYQPEDNLVKTHLHKFLSE from the coding sequence ATGAAACAACGCGTCCTTATTACAGGTGCGGCTGGTCAAGTCGGTACGGCACTCTGGCAGGCATGGGAAAAACAGGACACCTACACACTAACGTTGATGGATATTAATCCCATTGCGCAGGCGGAGTCGCGCGTGGTGATAGCAGATATTCGCGACTATGCTGCGATGAGAGAATTATGTCAGAATCAAGATGTCTTGGTACATCTGGCTTACATCCGTCAGGACTCGCTTGGAAAGAATCCGGGTGAAGTGAGCGACATCGGGGCATCTATGACCCTGTTTGAGGCGGCACGCGAGCAAGGTGTCCAAAAGATTGTTTATGCGAGTACGAATCACGTTTCAGGATGGAATGAGCGGTTGAGTTCGCCACCCCGGTTCTCTACCGGTGATCAATTTCGTCCTGATAGTTGGTACGGTGCGATGAAGGGGATGGCAGAGATTGCAGGACGTTATCTCGTTGATGCACACGATATGCGGTTCATCAGCATCCGAATCGGGACTTTCAGCGGCACATATCAGCCGAGTGGAATCCGCCACTGTAGCACACTGCTAACACCGCGAGACTGTGTACAACTTTTTGGATTGGCTGTGGATTACGACGGACCTGTTAAATACTTGATTACTTATGGACGTTCGGCGAATTCCGATGGGTATCAGCAGAGCTTCCTTGATATAAGCGGTGCGGTCGAAGTTCTGGGATATCAACCGGAGGATAATTTGGTTAAAACCCATCTTCACAAATTTCTGTCGGAATAG
- a CDS encoding HD domain-containing protein, which translates to MATKIEKRLNGYVPNLNVPFEDFQQQLAAFIQSEREQLKARILAGETGFTACKAHTEMWDTVIQKVYEVASFQIRDEYQKQIEVLKMLPDVDTDDLEAGLEEWLPDVALYGVGSYGRNELCYFSDVDVVYTSSVDLEDIYDESTLELIRWFYDFFDSLHSVIPGFEFSFIYRPLADIAKWNYQDMTALIDMRFIAGNAELTEQFRRAVRSEKSDISLVLDLLKSKADAFKASEDTIYLNQPNVKTGRGGLRTLQYALWICGLPDFTAILDLYERYADEQLMPSLDFMFKVRNLLHVLADAPHDDLSYHPERGDALQTEVARVLGFTDETDEGRYAFMAAYYAKAKYLHFKAELLIRKMLANGIPISDVLAVRTDMLYCMDNNFGELDTNELFQLFTYFQQYDFEIDASLSTFISRYVHAFDWRSFQKRMVELINTPGDVEKTLTRLHRLNILSRLGEGGALFEKAMMTRSERSLDPYTVGKHTLVAIGHLDEIRATEPSSPFGGARFSSPMSPSPASELEDLNAAFRSLSDPTPLYMALFLHDIDKPDPTHPATGAEKAKRIAPEFGFNAQQTDDICFLIREHLEMIDLARYHHWDERTISEFCKKVNSLERLTALYLLTYCDSKANGSQNFSHVVKHNLKSLYEAARTRFVGQEETQWGAFAPVEEFQQFLHHMPVSYRISVSPEEIAMHIKMTAQIESATLKAEDTPSTGVVQFVDRPGFTELHLCSPSRIGKLHTVSGLFFANGIDVRDARVYTKQDINVELEIYRLVHQPPHHSGEPMPLDEELKRDLDFDIRSLLAQEVTLEEVFDRHYVNMSETWLVDEVSVETTRSYTEIVVVGEEKVGFLHYFSGILTKLGLNVQMCKCSGLGGQAIDRFYVQQVIDPKAVHADIMAALDAENGK; encoded by the coding sequence ATGGCTACAAAAATCGAAAAAAGACTCAATGGTTATGTCCCGAACCTGAATGTGCCTTTTGAGGATTTTCAGCAGCAATTAGCTGCTTTCATTCAATCCGAACGCGAGCAACTGAAAGCCCGTATCTTGGCGGGTGAAACTGGGTTCACGGCGTGTAAAGCCCACACGGAGATGTGGGATACAGTTATTCAGAAGGTTTACGAGGTAGCCTCCTTTCAGATTCGGGATGAATACCAGAAGCAGATTGAAGTGCTAAAGATGCTTCCCGATGTTGATACGGATGACTTAGAGGCAGGATTAGAGGAGTGGTTGCCGGATGTCGCACTCTATGGTGTTGGCAGTTACGGTAGGAATGAGCTCTGCTATTTTTCGGATGTTGATGTTGTATACACCTCTTCTGTGGACTTAGAGGATATTTACGATGAGAGTACACTTGAACTGATCCGATGGTTCTACGACTTTTTTGACAGTCTCCATTCGGTGATTCCGGGGTTTGAATTCAGTTTTATTTATCGTCCGCTCGCAGATATAGCGAAGTGGAATTATCAGGATATGACTGCCTTGATTGATATGCGGTTTATTGCTGGCAATGCGGAACTGACAGAACAATTCCGGAGAGCCGTCCGTTCTGAGAAGTCGGATATTTCCCTCGTGCTGGATTTACTAAAATCAAAAGCGGATGCGTTCAAGGCATCTGAGGACACAATCTATCTGAACCAACCGAATGTGAAGACCGGACGCGGGGGATTACGCACGCTTCAATACGCGCTCTGGATATGTGGGCTCCCAGACTTTACAGCGATTCTGGATCTCTACGAACGATACGCTGACGAGCAGCTCATGCCTTCCCTTGATTTCATGTTTAAAGTCCGAAATCTTCTGCATGTTCTCGCCGATGCACCACACGATGATCTCTCCTATCACCCTGAAAGAGGAGACGCGCTTCAGACGGAAGTCGCTCGGGTCCTCGGATTTACAGACGAAACCGACGAGGGACGTTATGCGTTTATGGCGGCGTATTATGCTAAAGCAAAATATCTCCATTTCAAGGCGGAACTTCTCATCCGGAAAATGTTAGCAAACGGGATTCCAATCTCGGATGTCTTGGCTGTCAGAACGGACATGTTGTATTGCATGGACAATAACTTCGGTGAGCTGGATACGAACGAACTCTTTCAGTTGTTCACCTACTTCCAACAGTACGACTTTGAGATTGATGCGTCTCTTTCTACATTTATTTCTCGGTATGTTCATGCGTTTGATTGGCGTTCTTTCCAGAAGCGGATGGTGGAATTGATAAACACACCCGGAGATGTTGAGAAAACTTTGACCCGTCTACACCGACTTAATATTCTGTCGCGTCTGGGTGAAGGGGGGGCACTCTTTGAAAAGGCGATGATGACCCGGAGCGAACGGAGTCTGGATCCATATACTGTCGGGAAGCATACACTCGTTGCGATTGGTCATCTTGATGAAATTCGGGCAACAGAGCCGAGTAGCCCGTTTGGTGGTGCCCGATTTAGCTCGCCGATGTCGCCATCGCCGGCTTCTGAATTGGAGGATCTTAATGCAGCGTTTCGTTCCCTTTCGGATCCAACGCCTCTCTATATGGCACTTTTCCTGCACGATATAGATAAACCCGATCCGACGCATCCAGCGACAGGCGCAGAGAAAGCGAAACGTATTGCCCCGGAATTCGGCTTCAACGCACAGCAGACAGATGACATTTGCTTCCTCATCCGAGAACACTTGGAGATGATAGATTTGGCGCGTTATCATCATTGGGATGAAAGGACGATTTCCGAATTTTGTAAGAAGGTGAACTCTCTGGAACGTTTAACGGCACTCTATCTACTGACGTATTGCGATTCCAAAGCCAACGGTTCACAGAACTTCAGTCATGTCGTTAAACATAACCTGAAGAGTTTGTACGAAGCCGCGCGGACCCGCTTTGTTGGACAGGAAGAAACACAGTGGGGTGCCTTCGCACCTGTTGAAGAATTCCAGCAATTTTTGCACCACATGCCGGTTTCCTATCGTATTAGTGTCTCTCCTGAAGAGATAGCGATGCATATAAAAATGACGGCGCAAATTGAGAGCGCAACGCTGAAAGCAGAAGACACGCCGAGTACGGGAGTTGTTCAATTTGTTGACCGACCTGGATTTACGGAGCTCCACCTATGTAGTCCGAGTCGTATCGGGAAATTGCACACAGTGAGCGGACTTTTCTTCGCCAACGGCATAGATGTCCGAGACGCGCGCGTCTACACCAAGCAAGATATCAACGTTGAATTGGAAATCTATCGGCTCGTGCATCAACCGCCGCATCATAGTGGGGAGCCGATGCCGCTTGATGAGGAACTCAAACGCGATCTGGATTTTGACATACGCAGTCTGCTGGCACAGGAAGTGACGCTTGAGGAGGTTTTTGATAGACACTACGTGAATATGAGTGAAACATGGCTGGTTGATGAAGTTAGTGTTGAGACGACGCGGAGTTATACGGAGATTGTTGTCGTTGGTGAAGAAAAGGTTGGATTTTTGCATTACTTCAGCGGTATTCTTACCAAACTCGGTCTAAATGTTCAGATGTGTAAGTGCTCAGGTTTAGGTGGACAGGCAATCGATCGGTTCTATGTGCAACAAGTGATTGATCCAAAAGCGGTGCACGCCGATATTATGGCTGCATTAGACGCTGAGAACGGAAAATAA